One Penaeus monodon isolate SGIC_2016 chromosome 34, NSTDA_Pmon_1, whole genome shotgun sequence DNA segment encodes these proteins:
- the LOC119594868 gene encoding fibril-forming collagen alpha chain-like, translating to MIPQEGEMKEVNQGNSVKERDLRREKGTPSGKGTPSGKGTPSGKGTSSGKGTSSGKGTSSGKGPPSGKGPPSGKGPPSGKGPPSGKGTPSGKGNFVGKGTSVGKGISVGKGTSVGKGTSVGKGNSVWKGNSVGKENSVGKRELLREKGTPSGKGISVGKRELRLERNSVRKGNSVRKGNSVGKGNSVRKGNSVGKGTSVGKGNSVGKGTSVWKGTSVGKGTSVGKGELHRERELRRERELRRERELRRERDFRRERELHRERELRRERELHRERDLRRERELRRERDVRRERELRREKGTPSGKGNSVGKRELRREKGTPSGKGNSVGKGNLRRERELRRERDLRREKGPPSGKGPPSGKGTPSGKGNSVGKGNSVGKGNSVGKGTSVGKGNSVGKGNSHPHEINFNIQQPYKPEIQLNILLERMSTPIFLTESL from the exons ATGATTCCACAGGAGGGTGAAATGAAAGAAGTGAACCAG GGGAACTCTGTCAAGGAAAGGGACCTCCGTCGGGAAAAGGGAACTCCGTCGGGAAAGGGAACTCCGTCGGGAAAGGGAACTCCATCGGGAAAGGGAACTTCGTCGGGAAAGGGAACTTCTTCGGGAAAGGGAACTTCGTCGGGAAAGGGACCTCCGTCGGGAAAGGGACCTCCGTCGGGAAAGGGACCTCCGTCGGGAAAGGGACCTCCGTCGGGAAAGGGAACTCCGTCGGGAAAAGGGAACTTCGTCGGGAAAGGGACCTCCGTCGGGAAAGGGATCTCCGTCGGGAAAGGGACCTCCGTCGGGAAAGGGACCTCCGTCGGGAAAGGGAACTCCGTCTGGAAAGGGAACTCCGTCGGGAAAGAAAACTCCGTCGGGAAAAGGGAACTCCTTCGGGAAAAGGGAACTCCATCAGGAAAAGGGATCTCCGTCGGGAAAAGGGAACTCCGTCTGGAAAGGAACTCCGTCAGGAAAGGGAACTCCGTCAGGAAAGGGAACTCCGTCGGGAAAGGGAACTCCGTCAGGAAAGGGAACTCCGTCGGGAAAGGGACCTCCGTCGGGAAAGGGAACTCCGTCGGGAAAGGGACCTCCGTCTGGAAAGGGACTTCCGTCGGGAAAGGGACCTCCGTCGGGAAAGGGGAACTCCATCGGGAAAGGGAACTCCGTCGGGAAAGGGAACTCCGTCGGGAAAGGGAACTCCGTCGGGAAAGGGACTTCCGTCGGGAAAGGGAACTCCATCGGGAAAGGGAACTCCGTCGGGAAAGGGAACTCCATCGGGAAAGGGACCTCCGTCGGGAAAGGGAACTTCGTCGGGAGAGGGACGTCCGTCGGGAAAGGGAACTCCGTCGGGAAAAGGGAACTCCGTCGGGAAAAGGGAACTCCGTCGGGAAAAGGGAACTCCGTCGGGAAAAGGGAACTCCGTCGGGAAAAGGGAACTCCGTCGGGAAAGGGAACCTCCGTCGGGAAAGGGAACTCCGTCGGGAAAGGGACCTCCGTCGGGAAAAGGGACCTCCGTCGGGAAAGGGACCTCCGTCGGGAAAGGGAACTCCGTCGGGAAAAGGGAACTCCGTCGGGAAAGGGAACTCCGTCGGGAAAGGGAACTCCGTCGGGAAAGGGACCTCCGTCGGGAAAGGGAACTCCGTCGGGAAAGGGAACTCC CATCCTCACGAAATAAACTTCAACATCCAACAACCTTACAAACCCGAGATCCAACTCAATATCCTCCTCGAGCGAATGTCCACACCGATATTCTTAACAGAATCCCTCTAA